The following coding sequences lie in one Hordeum vulgare subsp. vulgare unplaced genomic scaffold, MorexV3_pseudomolecules_assembly, whole genome shotgun sequence genomic window:
- the LOC123416978 gene encoding uncharacterized protein LOC123416978 → MQGGCIADIGSCGTGFDSASGSVRTKKFRTKGSELADRKGEKNKAMPRAPSICCSSIDEALSFSSRARCNKRLVLFPSREPRERPAPRRAKLIFKTGSSGALKRAGPLKGRLLCERSSESTRVLRTKGVYNWGAAPLFCWRDRMEFFTKFETKEKIKVSL, encoded by the coding sequence ATGCAAGGAGGATGTATAGCTGATATAGGATCTTGTGGAACTGGATTTGATTCTGCAAGCGGTTCGGTACGAACGAAGAAATTTCGAACAAAAGGATCGGAACTCGCTGATAGGAAAGGAGAGAAAAACAAAGCAATGCCAAGAGCTCCGTCAATCTGCTGTTCATCGATAGACGAAGCTCTCTCTTTTTCATCTCGTGCCAGATGTAACAAAAGATTAGTCCTTTTTCCTTCTCGCGAACCACGGGAGCGCCCAGCGCCCAGAAGAGCAAAGCTCATTTTCAAAACAGGGTCAAGCGGCGCATTAAAAAGGGCTGGCCCGTTAAAAGGACGCTTACTTTGCGAACGAAGTTCAGAATCAACAAGGGTTCTCCGAACGAAGGGAGTGTACAACTGGGGCGCAGCCCCACTTTTTTGTTGGAGAGATAGAATGGAGTTCTTCACGAAGTTCGagacaaaggaaaaaatcaaAGTTTCTCTATAG
- the LOC123416969 gene encoding uncharacterized protein LOC123416969, whose protein sequence is MKEAIRMVPESIYDPEFPDTSHFRSGRGCHSALRRIKEEWGTSRWFLEFDIRKCFHTIDRHRFISILKEEIDDSKFFYPTQKKFSAGRLVGGEKGPDSIPNSVLLSALPGNIYLHKLDQEIGRIRQKHEIPLVVKIRSVLLRIGRRIDDQEKYGKEASFNAPQDNRALIVGRVKSIQRKATFHSLVSSWHTPPTSTPRRRGDQKTPFVFPPSAALAAFLNKPSSLLCAAFLIEAAGLTPKAEFNGREGFNKNLAMRDLLKYCKRRGLLIELGGEAILVIRSERGLARKLAPFKSHSLLIRICYARYADDLLLGIVGAVFLLIEIQKRITHFLQSGLNLWVGSAGSTTIAARSTVEFPGTVIREVPPRTTPIQFLRELEKRLRVKHRIHITACHLRSAIHSKFRDLGYSIPIKELTKGMSGRGRLLDAVQLAETLGKDGLKSPQVSVLWGTVKHIRQRSRGISLLHSSGQSKVPSGVQQAVSRSGMSVLKKKLYTPFGRKAAGEGRGHWAGSFSSEFPIQIEAPIKKILRRLRDRGLISRRRPRPIHVASLTNVSDRDIVNWSAGIAISPLSYYRCCDNLYQVRTIVNYQIRWSAIFTLAHKHKSSARNIILKYPKDSNIVNQEGGKTLAEFPNSIELGKLGLGQDPNNDGALNYMFNK, encoded by the coding sequence ATGAAAGAGGCGATCAGAATGGTACCCGAATCCATTTACGATCCCGAGTTTCCAGACACATCGCACTTCCGCTCGGGTCGAGGCTGCCACTCGGCCCTCAGACGGATCAAAGAAGAGTGGGGAACCTCTCGCTGGTTTTTGGAATTCGACATCAGGAAGTGTTTTCACACCATCGACCGACATCGATTCATCTCAATCTTGAAGGAAGAGATCGACGATTCCAAGTTCTTTTACCCCACTCAGAAAAAGTTTTCCGCCGGACGACTCGTAGGGGGTGAGAAGGGCCCTGACTCCATCCCAAACAGTGTACTACTATCGGCCCTACCAGGCAATATCTACCTACACAAGCTCGATCAGGAGATAGGGAGGATCCGGCAGAAGCACGAAATTCCTCTTGTAGTGAAAATAAGATCGGTTCTATTAAGAATAGGTCGTCGTATTGATGACCAAGAAAAGTATGGAAAAGAAGCAAGCTTCAACGCTCCCCAAGACAACAGAGCCCTCATAGTGGGGAGGGTAAAGAGCATCCAACGCAAAGCGACCTTTCATTCCCTTGTTTCGTCGTGGCACACCCCCCCCACAAGCACCCCCAGGCGAAGGGGAGACCAGAAAACGCCTTTCGTTTTCCCCCCTTCAGCGGCCCTAGCCGCCTTCCTTAACAAGCCCTCGAGCCTCCTTTGCGCCGCCTTCCTCATAGAAGCCGCTGGGTTGACCCCGAAGGCCGAATTCAATGGTAGAGAAGGCTTTAATAAGAATTTGGCCATGAGAGACCTTCTTAAGTATTGCAAAAGAAGGGGCCTGCTGATAGAGCTGGGCGGGGAGGCGATACTAGTTATCAGGTCAGAGAGAGGCCTGGCCCGTAAGCTGGCCCCCTTTAAAAGCCATTCCTTATTAATAAGGATTTGTTACGCGCGATATGCCGACGACTTACTACTGGGAATCGTGGGTGCCGTATTTCTTCTCATAGAAATACAAAAACGTATCACCCACTTCCTACAATCCGGCCTGAACCTTTGGGTAGGCTCCGCAGGATCAACAACCATAGCTGCACGGAGTACGGTAGAATTCCCCGGTACGGTCATTCGGGAAGTCCCCCCGAGGACGACTCCCATACAATTCTTGCGAGAGCTGGAGAAGCGTCTACGGGTAAAGCACCGTATCCATATAACTGCCTGCCACCTACGCTCCGCCATCCATTCCAAGTTTAGGGACCTAGGTTATAGTATCCCTATCAAAGAGCTGACGAAGGGGATGAGCGGAAGAGGTCGTCTACTGGACGCGGTTCAACTAGCGGAGACTCTTGGAAAAGATGGACTAAAAAGTCCCCAAGTTAGCGTATTATGGGGGACCGTCAAGCACATCCGGCAAAGATCGAGGGGGATCTCGTTGTTGCATAGCTCAGGTCAGAGCAAGGTGCCATCAGGCGTTCAACAGGCAGTCTCACGATCGGGCATGAGTGTCCTGAAGAAGAAATTGTATACTCCCTTTGGTCGGAAGGCGGCGGGGGAAGGAAGGGGACACTGGGCGGGATCTTTCAGCAGCGAATTCCCCatacagatagaggcgcctatcaAAAAGATACTCCGAAGGCTTCGGGATCGAGGTCTCATTAGCCGAAGAAGACCCAGGCCAATCCACGTGGCCTCTTTGACCAACGTCAGCGACAGAGACATAGTAAATTGGTCCGCGGGCATCGCGATAAGTCCTCTGTCCTACTACAGGTGCTGCGACAACCTTTACCAAGTCCGAACGATTGTCAACTACCAGATCCGCTGGTCCGCTATATTCACCCTAGCCCACAAGCACAAATCTTCGGCGCGGAATATAATCCTAAAGTAccccaaagactcaaatatagtcAATCAAGAAGGTGGTAAGACCCTTGCTGAGTTCCCAAACAGCATAGAGCTTGGGAAGCTCGGACTCGGTCAAGATCCGAACAACGACGGAGCACTCAACTACATGTTTAATAAGTAG